In Sporosarcina psychrophila, a genomic segment contains:
- the moaC gene encoding cyclic pyranopterin monophosphate synthase MoaC, protein MSELTHFNEQGRAKMVDVSDKAETTRTAIAKSSIIVNETIHSQITEGTNKKGDVFAVAQVAAIMAAKSTSSIIPMCHPIPLTGVNIHFEWNIDKSSAHYEVLIEAEVKTKGVTGVEMEALTAASAAALTIYDMCKAAGKEMVIGPTMLLRKTGGKNGDYERQF, encoded by the coding sequence TTGTCAGAGCTCACACATTTCAACGAACAAGGCCGTGCAAAAATGGTCGATGTTTCCGACAAAGCAGAAACCACTCGAACAGCTATCGCAAAATCGTCCATCATTGTTAATGAAACAATTCATTCACAAATCACAGAAGGTACCAATAAGAAAGGCGATGTATTCGCGGTCGCTCAGGTCGCGGCAATCATGGCAGCAAAAAGTACATCATCCATAATTCCTATGTGTCATCCGATCCCACTGACAGGTGTTAACATCCATTTCGAATGGAACATAGATAAATCATCTGCTCATTATGAAGTATTGATTGAAGCGGAAGTGAAGACAAAAGGTGTGACCGGTGTTGAGATGGAAGCACTTACTGCTGCCTCCGCTGCTGCACTCACTATTTACGACATGTGCAAAGCGGCCGGCAAAGAAATGGTTATTGGACCAACAATGCTATTACGTAAAACAGGTGGAAAAAACGGCGATTACGAAAGACAATTCTAA